A genomic segment from uncultured Marinifilum sp. encodes:
- a CDS encoding S41 family peptidase — MIKKLFFITTFLIALAESLLASDSPLWLRYPAISPDGQTIVFEYGGDLFTVPAKGGNAFPLTMNKSYDYQAIWSPDSKTIAFASNRFGNFDIYTVPVTGGIPERITEYSGNETPSSFSPDGKSILFSSVISDDVKNVMFPSGVLSELYSVPAKGGKISQVLTTPALDAKYSKNMDFILYRDSKGYEDHWRKHHTSAVTRDIWLYDTKNKKHSMFSTFKGEDLYPVFNSKNDEIYYLSEKSGSFNVWKAPINNKSELTQISSFDKHPVRFLSISESDKLCYAWNGEIYTQEKGKDPVKLDVKLSIDNKENAISYEQLRSGAQEMSVSPNGKEVAFIVRGEVFVTSVEYGTTKRITNTPEQERSVSFSPDGKALLYASERNGSWNLYQTKLVREGETQFSNATTLDEEAILETEAETFQPKYSPDGKEVAFLEERVILKVINLKSKKVREILGKKYNYSYSDGDQHYDWSNDGKWFLVDFYPHTIFMSDVALVDAQGNGKMVNLTESGYSDSNAKWSMKGNAMIWATDKRGYRSHGSWGSQSDVYIQFFNQKAFDEFKLSKEEKELIKEEEKAKKESKKPEDKDKKDKKNKKDKKKKEEEKSEDINIEFSGMEDRQVCLTINPSNLSDAILTPDGKKLFYLSKFEGGYDLWVNDLEKKETKKVLDLKGGGGAMQFDKDAKNLFLMSGNSIIKVDVASNKRKNISYTAEMYLDKAKEREYLFEHVWRTMLRKFYDPEMHNLDWDFYKAEYKKFLPYINNNFDFSEMLSELLGELNASHTGSGYRFRARNADQTAKLGAFFDWKYKGDGLRIAEILEKGPLSKADSKMKPGVIIEKIDGIAITKDKSHYSLLNHKAGKKVLLSLYSPYTKERWEETVKPVSSVNSLLYQRWVKSRQEEVKRLSNGRIGYVHVKGMDSPSYRKVYSEMIGKYGKCEAIVVDTRFNGGGWLHDDLVTLLSGKMYSTLSPRGQDFGTEPMNKWKKPSAVLISESNYSDACAFPYAYKTLKIGKLIGMPVPGTMTAVWWETLQDRSLYFGMPMVGVKDMNGKYIENQQTEPDIKVANDYEMVTEGRDQQLEKAVEHLLNEIKKN, encoded by the coding sequence ATGATTAAAAAACTGTTTTTTATTACGACATTTTTAATTGCTCTCGCAGAAAGTCTTTTAGCCTCAGACAGCCCGCTTTGGCTGCGATATCCGGCAATTTCTCCCGACGGACAAACTATTGTTTTTGAATATGGCGGCGACCTTTTCACGGTTCCTGCAAAAGGTGGCAATGCCTTCCCATTAACAATGAATAAATCCTACGATTATCAAGCAATATGGTCTCCAGATAGTAAAACCATTGCCTTTGCATCAAACAGATTTGGAAATTTTGATATATATACTGTTCCTGTAACTGGCGGAATACCAGAAAGAATTACAGAATATTCGGGTAATGAAACACCATCTTCATTCTCTCCCGATGGAAAAAGCATTTTATTCTCATCGGTAATTAGTGATGATGTAAAAAATGTAATGTTTCCTTCTGGAGTACTTTCAGAATTGTATAGTGTACCTGCCAAAGGAGGTAAAATTTCTCAGGTTCTTACCACTCCTGCCTTAGATGCTAAATACAGTAAAAATATGGATTTTATACTGTATCGCGATAGCAAAGGATATGAAGATCATTGGAGAAAACATCATACATCGGCAGTAACCAGAGACATTTGGTTATACGATACAAAAAATAAAAAACACAGCATGTTCTCTACTTTTAAAGGTGAGGACTTATATCCTGTTTTCAACTCAAAGAATGATGAAATTTACTATTTATCAGAGAAATCAGGTTCTTTTAACGTATGGAAAGCTCCCATTAACAACAAATCGGAATTAACTCAAATTAGCTCATTCGACAAGCATCCAGTTCGTTTTTTAAGTATCAGCGAAAGCGATAAGCTTTGTTATGCCTGGAATGGTGAAATATATACACAAGAAAAAGGCAAAGACCCTGTTAAACTAGATGTTAAACTTAGCATTGATAATAAAGAAAATGCTATTAGTTATGAACAACTAAGAAGCGGTGCTCAGGAAATGAGTGTTTCCCCAAACGGAAAAGAAGTTGCTTTTATCGTTCGCGGCGAAGTATTTGTTACATCGGTTGAGTATGGTACTACCAAGCGAATTACCAATACTCCTGAACAGGAACGATCGGTAAGCTTTAGTCCCGATGGAAAGGCTTTGCTATATGCATCGGAACGAAATGGCAGTTGGAATTTATATCAAACAAAATTAGTTAGAGAAGGAGAAACTCAATTCTCTAATGCTACAACTCTAGACGAAGAAGCTATTTTAGAAACAGAGGCCGAAACTTTTCAGCCTAAATATTCTCCTGACGGAAAAGAAGTGGCCTTTCTTGAAGAACGTGTAATCCTGAAAGTAATAAACCTAAAATCGAAAAAGGTAAGAGAAATTTTAGGTAAAAAATATAACTATTCCTATTCCGATGGCGATCAGCATTACGATTGGTCGAACGATGGAAAATGGTTTTTAGTTGACTTTTATCCTCACACTATTTTCATGTCTGATGTTGCTTTAGTTGACGCACAAGGCAATGGTAAAATGGTAAACTTAACCGAAAGCGGCTATAGCGATTCTAATGCAAAATGGTCGATGAAAGGAAATGCTATGATCTGGGCCACCGATAAACGCGGATACAGAAGTCATGGTAGCTGGGGTTCTCAATCGGATGTTTACATTCAATTTTTTAATCAGAAAGCATTCGATGAGTTTAAGCTCTCGAAAGAAGAAAAAGAGCTGATTAAAGAAGAAGAAAAAGCAAAAAAAGAAAGTAAAAAACCTGAAGACAAGGATAAGAAGGATAAGAAAAACAAAAAAGACAAGAAGAAAAAAGAGGAAGAAAAATCCGAAGACATTAACATTGAGTTTTCAGGAATGGAAGACCGTCAGGTTTGTTTAACTATTAATCCTTCTAATTTATCGGATGCGATTTTAACACCCGATGGAAAAAAATTATTCTACCTAAGTAAATTTGAAGGTGGCTACGACCTTTGGGTAAATGATTTGGAAAAGAAAGAAACCAAAAAAGTTCTAGATTTAAAAGGTGGCGGCGGAGCCATGCAATTCGATAAAGATGCTAAAAACCTGTTTTTAATGTCGGGCAATAGCATTATAAAAGTGGATGTAGCTTCGAATAAACGCAAAAACATAAGCTACACAGCCGAAATGTATTTAGATAAAGCCAAAGAGCGTGAATACTTATTTGAGCATGTTTGGCGCACTATGTTACGTAAATTCTACGATCCAGAAATGCATAATCTGGACTGGGATTTTTACAAAGCTGAATACAAGAAATTCTTACCTTATATTAACAATAATTTTGATTTTTCTGAAATGCTTAGCGAATTACTTGGTGAGTTAAATGCTTCGCACACAGGATCGGGATATCGCTTTAGAGCAAGAAATGCTGACCAAACTGCAAAATTAGGTGCATTTTTCGATTGGAAATATAAAGGCGACGGATTACGCATTGCTGAAATTTTAGAAAAAGGACCTTTAAGCAAAGCCGATTCTAAAATGAAACCTGGTGTTATTATCGAAAAAATTGATGGTATTGCCATTACAAAAGACAAATCGCATTATTCATTACTAAATCATAAAGCCGGTAAAAAGGTTTTACTAAGCCTATATAGTCCATATACTAAAGAACGATGGGAAGAGACTGTGAAACCCGTATCAAGTGTAAATTCTCTACTTTATCAGCGTTGGGTAAAAAGCCGACAGGAAGAAGTAAAACGCTTATCAAACGGACGAATTGGCTATGTTCATGTGAAAGGAATGGATTCGCCTAGCTATCGTAAAGTATATTCTGAAATGATAGGTAAATATGGCAAGTGCGAGGCAATTGTTGTAGATACTCGTTTTAATGGTGGAGGTTGGCTTCATGACGACTTGGTAACATTACTAAGCGGAAAAATGTACTCTACTCTATCTCCAAGAGGTCAGGATTTTGGTACCGAACCTATGAATAAATGGAAAAAACCATCAGCAGTATTAATCAGCGAAAGCAATTATTCCGATGCCTGTGCGTTCCCTTATGCCTACAAAACCCTTAAAATTGGAAAATTAATAGGTATGCCTGTTCCGGGAACCATGACTGCCGTTTGGTGGGAAACTTTACAGGATAGAAGTTTATATTTCGGAATGCCAATGGTTGGCGTTAAGGATATGAATGGCAAATACATTGAAAATCAACAAACCGAACCAGACATTAAAGTTGCCAACGACTACGAAATGGTAACCGAAGGTCGCGATCAACAGCTTGAAAAAGCCGTTGAACATTTATTAAACGAAATAAAGAAAAATTAG
- a CDS encoding HutD family protein yields the protein MEYSILTPTNFKTINWSGGTSTQLFIYPGKADYKKLNFDFRLSTAKVEIEKSEFTPLPGVSRHLMILDGEIEVEHKGQYKKYLKQFDTDTFEGDWHTSSIGKCTDFNLMTRNNSCGKISSLCFNAKEERKLSVKNNLSFFFVYAHNGKFIFQINTEEFIIHKGNLFCIQEPDNTHINVIAEKSGDIIITKIKTTTNVNTKAIK from the coding sequence ATGGAATACTCAATCTTAACACCTACAAATTTTAAAACCATTAATTGGAGCGGAGGTACAAGCACTCAACTATTTATTTATCCGGGAAAGGCCGATTACAAAAAATTAAATTTTGATTTTAGATTAAGTACTGCTAAAGTTGAAATCGAGAAATCGGAATTTACTCCCCTACCTGGTGTATCGCGCCATTTAATGATTTTAGATGGAGAAATTGAAGTAGAACACAAAGGACAATACAAGAAATACTTAAAACAATTTGATACAGATACTTTCGAAGGAGACTGGCACACCTCATCGATAGGAAAATGTACCGACTTTAATCTAATGACCCGAAACAATAGTTGTGGTAAAATATCATCATTATGTTTTAATGCTAAGGAAGAAAGAAAGCTTTCGGTAAAAAATAACTTGTCATTCTTTTTTGTATATGCACATAATGGAAAGTTCATTTTCCAGATCAATACCGAAGAATTCATAATTCACAAAGGAAACTTATTTTGCATACAAGAACCTGATAATACGCATATTAATGTAATCGCAGAAAAATCAGGAGATATAATCATCACAAAAATTAAAACAACAACAAACGTAAACACCAAAGCAATTAAATAA